The following coding sequences are from one Streptomyces dengpaensis window:
- the rpmA gene encoding 50S ribosomal protein L27, translating to MAHKKGASSTRNGRDSNAQRLGVKRFGGQVVNAGEILVRQRGTHFHPGTGVGRGKDDTLFALDAGAVEFGTRRGRKVVNIVPVA from the coding sequence ATGGCACACAAGAAGGGCGCATCGTCCACTCGGAACGGTCGCGACTCCAATGCTCAGCGGCTCGGCGTGAAGCGCTTCGGCGGTCAGGTCGTCAACGCCGGTGAGATCCTGGTCCGCCAGCGTGGCACCCACTTCCACCCCGGCACCGGTGTCGGCCGTGGCAAGGACGACACGCTGTTCGCGCTGGACGCCGGTGCGGTGGAGTTCGGTACCCGCCGTGGCCGCAAGGTCGTGAACATCGTTCCGGTCGCCTGA
- the rplU gene encoding 50S ribosomal protein L21 → MYAIVRSGGRQHKVAVGDIVEVDKISTAKVGDTVELSTLLVVDGDAVTSDPWVLAGIKVQAEVVDHHKGAKIDILRYKNKTGYRRRQGHRQQYTAIKVTEIPAAAK, encoded by the coding sequence GTGTACGCCATCGTGCGCAGCGGTGGTCGGCAGCACAAGGTTGCTGTCGGCGACATCGTTGAGGTTGACAAGATTTCCACTGCCAAGGTTGGCGACACGGTCGAGCTCTCGACCCTGCTCGTTGTCGACGGCGACGCCGTGACCAGCGACCCGTGGGTCCTGGCCGGCATCAAGGTCCAGGCCGAGGTCGTGGACCACCACAAGGGCGCGAAGATCGACATCCTTCGCTACAAGAACAAGACCGGCTACCGCCGTCGTCAGGGCCACCGCCAGCAGTACACGGCGATCAAGGTCACTGAGATCCCCGCGGCTGCGAAGTAA
- a CDS encoding Rne/Rng family ribonuclease, with the protein MLEPTEPTEGSENNNTPSDTLPPRRRRRAASRPAGPPAAASEAAAETTAPAIPAVASADLVQEMPSEEVAEAAEAVETTEATEVTEAAETAAVVETPEAVAEEAAPVARTRRRATRRVSAPAGAPVTAEAAEAAETVVPAAPAAAAAEVEETPAEAPAEAPAEAPAEAPAEAPAEAPAAVEEAAPVARTRRRATRRVSAPTGAPKAAEAVETVEEPVSVEASAEAEVPAADEEPAAVEEAAPRRATRRRATRRVSAPAGAPESAAADERVEAPVTADETPTEEPEAAQAEEGAQRRTRRRATRKAAVGFSAPAPKKAETDESAQRPARPAAAVFQAPVFTEPMFQTPERAAAAAAAEAAEEAAETAEVVEAPEPAEAVEELTGGRRRRRRRAAEEEPAAVTAETPEEPEEPEEPEEAEESEEPAEYAAEGEEGEEESAGSRRRRRRGGRRRRRGESAEAESEAGEDEFAAEQAEQATQDAEDTAEQIEEDAEEAEEHEREETGGTGSSSRRRRRRRRRAGDTGTDTEPAETDPERTVVKVREPRKKDEHPSDEVQSIKGSTRLEAKKQRRREGREQGRRRVPIITEAEFLARREAVERVMVVRQSGERTQIGVLEDNVLVEHYVNKEQATSYVGNVYLGKVQNVLPSMEAAFIDIGKGRNAVLYAGEVNFEALGMANGPRRIESALKSGQSVLVQVTKDPIGHKGARLTSQVSLPGRYLVYVPEGSMTGISRKLPDTERARLKTILKKIVPEDAGVIVRTAAEGASEDELRRDVERLQSQWEDIEKKSKNGGSSNAPSLLYGEPDMTVRVVRDIFNEDFSKVIVSGDEAWDTIHGYVSHVAPDLTDRLSRWTSEVDVFATYRIDEQLMKALDRKVWLPSGGSLVIDKTEAMVVVDVNTGKFTGQGGNLEETVTRNNLEAAEEIVRQLRLRDLGGIVVIDFIDMVLESNRDLVLRRLLECLGRDRTKHQVAEVTSLGLVQMTRKRVGQGLLESFSENCVHCNGRGVIVHMEQPTSVGGGGKRKKRGRGAEQVPEHEAVAAEAPEAVEVETEAEVAAEVAAPVALAAPPAEEPLMGAFVPDEELYSSAAEAEAAATRGRSRRRATRRVSAPAGAPKAEGRPPRREERAERAPKSREAAEAEPVAVEDPVVETPEATAVAEAPAVAEAPVAEAPVQEAPVQEEAAPKGRTRRRATRKVSAPAGSPKVAEEAAVTVTEPVAAPAPEAVEPAPEPVAEPVAEPVAEPAAEALAESAAPARPRRRAVRKATAPTAPAEAAVVVVPSASAPAEAEAEAAEAAEAEAPAAAAAKKTAARKTAKKATAKKAATKKAATKKTAAKKATAKKATAKKAATKATAAKATAKKTAAAEETLSSVTASAGES; encoded by the coding sequence ATGCTCGAGCCGACCGAACCCACTGAGGGTTCCGAGAACAACAACACTCCCAGCGACACCCTGCCGCCGCGGCGCCGCCGTCGTGCGGCGTCGCGCCCGGCCGGTCCGCCGGCCGCCGCCTCTGAGGCCGCGGCCGAGACGACCGCGCCGGCCATACCGGCTGTGGCGTCCGCCGACCTCGTGCAGGAGATGCCCTCCGAAGAGGTTGCTGAGGCCGCCGAGGCCGTAGAGACCACTGAAGCAACTGAAGTAACTGAAGCAGCCGAGACCGCTGCTGTCGTCGAGACGCCGGAGGCCGTGGCCGAGGAGGCCGCTCCCGTCGCCCGTACGCGTCGTCGTGCCACGCGTCGCGTGTCCGCGCCCGCCGGTGCGCCCGTGACGGCCGAGGCGGCCGAGGCGGCGGAGACGGTGGTGCCCGCGGCTCCGGCCGCTGCCGCCGCCGAGGTCGAGGAGACCCCTGCCGAGGCCCCCGCCGAGGCCCCTGCCGAGGCCCCCGCCGAGGCCCCTGCCGAGGCCCCTGCCGAAGCACCCGCCGCCGTAGAGGAGGCCGCTCCCGTCGCTCGTACGCGTCGTCGTGCGACGCGCCGCGTCTCCGCGCCGACCGGTGCGCCGAAGGCGGCTGAGGCGGTCGAGACGGTCGAGGAGCCGGTGAGCGTCGAGGCGTCCGCCGAGGCCGAAGTGCCCGCCGCGGACGAGGAGCCCGCCGCCGTAGAGGAGGCCGCTCCCCGCCGTGCCACCCGCCGGCGCGCCACCCGGCGCGTGTCCGCGCCCGCCGGTGCACCCGAAAGCGCCGCAGCCGACGAGCGTGTGGAGGCGCCCGTGACCGCCGACGAGACCCCCACCGAGGAGCCCGAGGCCGCGCAGGCCGAGGAGGGCGCCCAGCGTCGTACCCGCCGCCGTGCCACCCGCAAGGCCGCCGTTGGCTTCTCCGCGCCCGCGCCGAAGAAGGCGGAGACGGACGAATCCGCGCAGCGGCCCGCGCGTCCGGCTGCCGCCGTGTTCCAGGCGCCGGTGTTCACCGAGCCGATGTTCCAGACGCCCGAGCGGGCCGCCGCCGCGGCTGCCGCCGAGGCGGCGGAGGAGGCCGCGGAGACCGCCGAGGTCGTCGAGGCCCCCGAGCCGGCCGAGGCCGTCGAGGAGCTGACCGGCGGTCGCCGCCGTCGTCGTCGCCGTGCCGCCGAGGAGGAGCCCGCGGCCGTGACCGCGGAGACCCCCGAGGAGCCCGAGGAGCCCGAGGAGCCCGAGGAGGCTGAGGAGTCCGAGGAGCCGGCCGAGTACGCCGCCGAGGGTGAAGAGGGCGAGGAGGAGTCCGCGGGCTCCCGTCGCCGTCGCCGTCGCGGTGGCCGTCGTCGTCGCCGTGGCGAGTCCGCCGAGGCGGAGAGCGAGGCTGGCGAGGACGAGTTCGCCGCCGAGCAGGCCGAGCAGGCCACGCAGGACGCCGAGGACACCGCCGAGCAGATCGAGGAAGACGCCGAGGAGGCGGAGGAGCACGAGCGCGAGGAGACCGGCGGTACGGGCTCCAGCAGCCGTCGCCGTCGTCGCCGCCGTCGTCGCGCCGGTGACACCGGCACCGACACCGAGCCCGCCGAGACCGACCCCGAGCGCACCGTCGTCAAGGTCCGCGAGCCCCGCAAGAAGGACGAGCACCCGTCCGACGAGGTGCAGTCCATCAAGGGCTCCACGCGCCTGGAGGCGAAGAAGCAGCGTCGTCGTGAAGGTCGCGAGCAGGGGCGCCGGCGCGTTCCGATCATCACCGAGGCCGAGTTCCTGGCCCGCCGTGAGGCCGTCGAGCGCGTGATGGTCGTCCGCCAGAGCGGCGAGCGCACCCAGATCGGCGTCCTCGAGGACAACGTGCTCGTCGAGCACTACGTCAACAAGGAGCAGGCGACCTCGTACGTCGGCAATGTGTATCTCGGCAAGGTGCAGAACGTCCTGCCCTCGATGGAGGCCGCCTTCATCGACATCGGCAAGGGCCGCAACGCCGTGCTGTACGCCGGTGAGGTCAACTTCGAGGCGCTGGGCATGGCCAACGGGCCGCGCCGTATCGAGAGCGCGCTGAAGTCCGGCCAGTCGGTCCTCGTGCAGGTCACCAAGGACCCGATCGGCCACAAGGGCGCCCGCCTCACCAGCCAGGTCTCCCTGCCCGGCCGTTACCTGGTCTACGTGCCCGAGGGCTCGATGACCGGCATCAGCCGCAAGCTGCCCGACACCGAGCGCGCGCGGCTGAAGACCATCCTCAAGAAGATCGTCCCCGAGGACGCGGGCGTCATCGTGCGCACCGCCGCCGAGGGCGCGAGCGAGGACGAGCTGCGCCGCGATGTCGAGCGACTGCAGTCGCAGTGGGAGGACATCGAGAAGAAGTCGAAGAACGGCGGCAGCTCGAATGCGCCGTCGCTGCTGTACGGCGAGCCGGACATGACCGTCCGTGTCGTCCGCGACATCTTCAACGAGGACTTCTCCAAGGTCATCGTCAGCGGTGACGAGGCGTGGGACACCATCCACGGGTACGTCTCGCACGTCGCGCCCGACCTGACCGACCGCCTGTCGAGGTGGACCTCGGAGGTCGACGTCTTCGCGACGTACCGGATCGACGAGCAGCTGATGAAGGCGCTGGACCGCAAGGTCTGGCTGCCCAGCGGTGGTTCGCTGGTGATCGACAAGACCGAGGCGATGGTCGTGGTCGACGTCAACACCGGCAAGTTCACCGGTCAGGGCGGCAACCTCGAAGAGACCGTCACCAGGAACAACTTGGAGGCGGCCGAGGAGATCGTGCGCCAGCTGCGGCTGCGTGACCTGGGCGGCATCGTCGTCATCGACTTCATCGACATGGTCCTGGAGTCCAACCGGGACCTGGTGCTGCGGCGCCTCCTGGAGTGCCTGGGACGCGACCGTACGAAGCACCAGGTGGCCGAGGTGACCTCGCTGGGCCTGGTGCAGATGACGCGGAAGCGCGTCGGACAGGGCCTCCTGGAGTCCTTCTCCGAGAACTGCGTCCACTGCAACGGCCGCGGTGTCATCGTGCACATGGAGCAGCCGACCTCCGTCGGTGGCGGCGGCAAGCGCAAGAAGCGCGGTCGTGGCGCCGAGCAGGTGCCCGAGCACGAGGCCGTGGCCGCGGAGGCCCCGGAGGCCGTCGAGGTGGAGACCGAGGCCGAGGTGGCCGCCGAGGTCGCCGCGCCCGTGGCGCTGGCCGCACCGCCCGCGGAGGAGCCGCTCATGGGCGCTTTCGTGCCGGACGAGGAGCTGTACAGCAGCGCCGCCGAGGCGGAGGCCGCAGCCACCCGTGGCCGTTCGCGGCGCCGGGCGACCCGGCGCGTGTCCGCTCCGGCGGGTGCGCCGAAGGCCGAGGGGCGTCCGCCGAGGCGGGAGGAGCGCGCCGAGCGGGCCCCCAAGTCGCGTGAGGCCGCCGAGGCCGAGCCGGTCGCGGTCGAGGACCCGGTCGTGGAGACGCCCGAGGCCACCGCGGTTGCCGAGGCCCCTGCGGTCGCTGAGGCCCCCGTTGCGGAAGCTCCCGTGCAGGAAGCTCCCGTACAGGAGGAGGCCGCTCCCAAGGGCCGTACGCGTCGTCGTGCGACCCGGAAGGTGTCGGCCCCGGCCGGTTCGCCGAAGGTGGCGGAAGAGGCCGCTGTGACGGTCACGGAGCCGGTCGCGGCGCCCGCGCCGGAGGCCGTCGAGCCGGCGCCCGAGCCGGTGGCCGAGCCCGTGGCCGAGCCGGTGGCCGAGCCCGCCGCGGAGGCGCTGGCCGAGAGTGCCGCGCCGGCCCGTCCGCGCCGCCGTGCCGTCCGCAAGGCGACCGCGCCGACCGCGCCCGCGGAGGCGGCCGTCGTGGTCGTACCGTCGGCCTCGGCGCCCGCGGAGGCGGAGGCGGAGGCGGCTGAGGCTGCCGAGGCCGAGGCTCCGGCCGCCGCCGCGGCCAAGAAGACGGCCGCGCGCAAGACGGCCAAGAAGGCGACGGCGAAGAAGGCCGCCACCAAGAAGGCCGCCACCAAGAAGACCGCTGCCAAGAAGGCCACGGCCAAGAAGGCGACCGCGAAGAAGGCGGCCACCAAGGCGACGGCCGCCAAGGCGACCGCGAAGAAGACCGCGGCGGCGGAGGAGACACTGTCCTCCGTCACGGCTTCGGCCGGCGAGAGCTGA
- a CDS encoding TerD family protein — MITLTKEDGPADLDGVTHLSIGVSWDPTSGSSGGVVGMLRRKTGTDLDLIAIAMQGAEPVRLAGLDSLDPMGNGALVHSGDNQTGRGTGDDETVTVEFSRMPPNVTAIVFVAAAYKKGSSFQKARNISFKVYDSTGGSSQQVADIWPSLLTHDNGCAVAKAVRVDGSWKLEVINVTGKIKQGDEHALMRFAVSK, encoded by the coding sequence ATGATTACGCTCACGAAGGAAGACGGCCCGGCGGATCTGGACGGAGTGACCCATCTGTCCATCGGCGTGTCCTGGGATCCCACCTCCGGCAGCAGCGGCGGTGTGGTGGGCATGCTCCGCCGCAAGACCGGTACCGACCTCGACCTGATCGCCATCGCGATGCAGGGTGCGGAGCCGGTGCGCCTCGCGGGCCTCGACTCGCTCGACCCCATGGGCAACGGCGCCTTGGTCCACAGCGGCGACAACCAGACCGGCCGCGGGACCGGCGACGACGAGACGGTGACGGTCGAGTTCTCCCGGATGCCGCCCAACGTCACGGCGATCGTGTTCGTCGCCGCCGCGTACAAGAAGGGCAGCTCCTTCCAGAAGGCGCGCAACATCAGCTTCAAGGTGTACGACTCGACCGGGGGCAGCTCCCAGCAGGTCGCCGACATCTGGCCGAGCCTGCTCACCCACGACAACGGCTGCGCAGTGGCCAAGGCCGTGCGGGTCGACGGCAGTTGGAAGCTCGAGGTCATCAACGTCACGGGGAAGATCAAGCAGGGCGACGAACACGCGCTGATGCGCTTCGCCGTCAGCAAGTAG
- a CDS encoding alkaline phosphatase D family protein yields MPGAVSRDRRRFLTAGAAVLGAAASAQLWLPTSARAAETPLPDGVFTLGVASGDPLPDGVVLWTRLAPDPLNGGGMPDRTVSVQWEIAEDGRFRKPVRRGTAQARPEYGHSVHVDVRGLRPGRVYWYRFRAEGQLSPTGRTRTAPHPSSSGGSLRVALASCQNWQNGYFTPYADMLGQDPDVVLFVGDYIYESTPSATAVRRHEGSGEPYTLVQYRNRHAQYRTDPHLAAMHANAPWVVTFDDHEVDNDFAGEIPQDPAKQTHEAFVARLTAAYQAYYEHMPVRATSIPNGPHIQMYRRLDFGRLARLNVLDTRQFRSDQATSQEGAKDPSLTMLGAGQKEWLLHGLHHSPTRWNLIASQIMMAETDLQVGEGKLWYYDAWDGYQAERNALMGEFANVRNPVVMTGDRHLTMISDLKKDFADPDSDVVGAEFVGTSISSGGDQDQAAFHAQWDPRMPDNPHWKFIDAHRGYHLFDIRRDGIDAQVRVPETVLKPEAASSTLARLRVEAGKPGVRLV; encoded by the coding sequence ATGCCCGGAGCAGTCTCACGCGATCGACGCCGCTTTCTCACCGCGGGGGCCGCCGTGCTCGGCGCTGCCGCCTCCGCCCAGCTGTGGCTTCCCACCTCCGCGCGCGCGGCCGAAACGCCGCTGCCCGACGGTGTGTTCACCCTCGGCGTCGCCTCCGGCGACCCGCTGCCCGACGGCGTCGTGCTGTGGACCAGGCTCGCTCCCGACCCGCTGAACGGCGGCGGCATGCCCGACCGCACGGTGTCGGTGCAGTGGGAGATCGCCGAGGACGGCCGCTTCAGGAAGCCGGTGCGCCGCGGCACCGCCCAGGCGCGTCCCGAGTACGGGCACAGCGTGCACGTCGATGTCCGCGGGCTGCGCCCCGGCCGCGTGTACTGGTACCGCTTCCGCGCCGAGGGACAGCTCTCGCCCACCGGCCGCACCCGCACCGCACCGCATCCGAGCAGCTCGGGCGGCTCGCTGCGGGTTGCCCTGGCCTCCTGCCAGAACTGGCAGAACGGCTACTTCACGCCGTACGCCGACATGCTCGGCCAGGACCCTGACGTCGTGCTGTTCGTCGGCGACTACATCTACGAGTCCACGCCGTCGGCCACGGCCGTACGCCGGCACGAGGGCAGCGGCGAGCCGTACACCCTCGTCCAGTACCGCAACCGGCACGCGCAGTACCGCACCGATCCGCACCTCGCGGCGATGCACGCGAACGCCCCCTGGGTGGTCACCTTCGACGACCACGAGGTCGACAACGACTTCGCCGGGGAGATACCGCAGGACCCCGCCAAGCAGACGCACGAGGCGTTCGTCGCCCGGCTGACCGCCGCCTATCAGGCGTACTACGAGCACATGCCGGTCCGCGCCACCTCGATCCCGAACGGGCCGCACATCCAGATGTACCGGCGGCTCGACTTCGGGCGCCTGGCCCGCCTCAACGTGCTGGACACCCGGCAGTTCCGCAGCGACCAGGCGACCAGCCAGGAGGGCGCCAAGGACCCCTCGCTCACCATGCTCGGCGCCGGGCAGAAGGAGTGGCTGCTCCACGGTCTGCACCACTCGCCGACCCGGTGGAACCTGATCGCCTCGCAGATCATGATGGCCGAGACCGACCTCCAGGTCGGCGAGGGCAAGCTCTGGTACTACGACGCCTGGGACGGCTACCAGGCCGAACGCAACGCCCTCATGGGGGAGTTCGCGAACGTCCGCAACCCTGTGGTCATGACCGGCGACCGCCACCTCACGATGATCAGCGACCTCAAGAAGGACTTCGCCGACCCGGACTCCGACGTCGTGGGCGCCGAGTTCGTCGGCACCTCCATCTCCAGCGGTGGCGACCAGGACCAGGCCGCCTTCCACGCGCAATGGGACCCGCGGATGCCGGACAACCCGCACTGGAAGTTCATCGACGCCCACCGCGGCTACCACCTCTTCGACATCCGCCGCGACGGCATCGACGCCCAGGTGCGGGTTCCGGAGACGGTGCTCAAGCCGGAGGCCGCCTCCAGCACGCTGGCCCGGCTGCGGGTCGAGGCGGGGAAGCCGGGCGTACGGCTCGTGTGA
- a CDS encoding recombinase family protein yields MEAEWTEADLALLAELKRAESLLPEDAPRALLSIRLSVLTDDTTSPVRQELDLRILARERGCRVVGVASDLNVSATKVPPWKRKKLGDWLNNRSPEFDEILFWKLDRFVRRLSDLSTMIEWSLKRGKNLVSKNDSLDLTTTAGKIMVTIIGGIAEIEAANTSTRVMSLWDYAKTQEDWIIGKPAFGYVTDDDESGKLVLVIDPQAYKALHWARRMALRGRSARFMVRCLKRSGLMSQGLTVATLHRRLRNPALLGYRVEEDKHGGQRRSKPILGKDGRPIKVAPPVFTEEEFETLGAALDKRKKNQPPRRVGGATHFLGVLLCADCKTNMTVQITNNTYGTYHYLRCRNCKSGGLGAPNPEQVYERLVEDVLKVLGDFPVQVRQYAEGAEVRREIKRLQESIALYMKELEPGGRYTKTRFTKEQAEATLDKLIGELEAIDPETAQDRWVNVHDGKTFREHWQEGGMEAMAADLYRVGIRCEVTRTKVPRVRAPKVHLRLLIPKDVRERLVIREDDFAEAL; encoded by the coding sequence GTGGAAGCCGAGTGGACCGAGGCCGACCTTGCTCTGTTAGCGGAGCTGAAGCGGGCCGAGTCCCTGTTACCCGAGGACGCTCCTCGGGCTCTCCTATCTATCCGCTTGTCTGTGTTGACCGATGACACGACGTCGCCAGTACGGCAGGAACTTGACCTTCGCATCCTGGCCAGGGAGCGCGGCTGTCGAGTCGTCGGTGTCGCTTCGGATCTGAACGTGTCGGCAACGAAGGTGCCGCCATGGAAGAGGAAGAAACTCGGAGACTGGCTGAACAACCGCTCCCCCGAGTTCGACGAGATCCTCTTCTGGAAGCTGGACCGCTTCGTACGCCGCCTCTCTGACCTCTCAACGATGATCGAGTGGAGCCTGAAGCGCGGGAAGAACCTCGTCTCGAAGAACGACAGCCTTGATCTCACGACGACAGCCGGAAAGATCATGGTCACGATCATTGGTGGTATCGCCGAGATCGAAGCGGCCAACACCTCTACCCGGGTCATGAGTCTGTGGGACTACGCGAAGACTCAAGAAGACTGGATCATCGGTAAACCGGCCTTCGGCTACGTAACGGATGACGACGAGTCAGGGAAACTCGTTCTCGTCATAGATCCCCAGGCGTACAAGGCGCTGCACTGGGCTCGACGCATGGCACTTCGAGGACGCTCCGCCCGGTTCATGGTGCGCTGCCTGAAGCGATCCGGACTCATGAGCCAGGGACTCACCGTGGCAACACTTCACCGCCGCCTCCGTAACCCTGCACTCCTCGGCTACCGAGTAGAGGAGGACAAGCACGGTGGACAACGGCGCTCGAAACCGATCCTCGGCAAGGACGGCAGGCCGATCAAGGTTGCTCCCCCGGTCTTCACTGAGGAGGAGTTCGAAACCCTCGGCGCAGCTCTCGACAAGCGCAAGAAAAACCAGCCTCCGCGCCGTGTCGGCGGAGCAACCCACTTCCTCGGCGTCCTCTTGTGCGCCGACTGCAAGACGAACATGACCGTACAGATCACGAACAACACGTACGGGACCTACCACTACCTACGCTGCCGCAACTGCAAGAGCGGCGGACTCGGCGCACCCAACCCCGAGCAGGTCTACGAGCGCCTCGTGGAGGACGTGCTCAAGGTTCTCGGCGACTTCCCCGTACAGGTTCGCCAGTACGCCGAGGGCGCCGAAGTACGCCGAGAGATCAAGCGCCTTCAAGAGTCCATCGCGCTCTACATGAAGGAACTCGAACCCGGGGGCCGGTACACGAAGACCCGGTTCACGAAGGAGCAGGCAGAGGCGACGCTCGACAAGCTCATCGGGGAACTGGAAGCCATCGACCCCGAGACGGCACAGGACCGATGGGTCAACGTCCACGACGGGAAGACCTTCCGCGAGCACTGGCAGGAAGGCGGCATGGAAGCCATGGCCGCAGACCTGTACCGAGTCGGCATCCGGTGCGAGGTCACCCGCACGAAGGTGCCGAGGGTGCGAGCCCCGAAAGTGCACCTCCGTCTGCTGATCCCGAAGGACGTACGCGAGCGGCTCGTGATCCGAGAGGACGACTTCGCGGAAGCCCTCTGA
- the obgE gene encoding GTPase ObgE produces MTTFVDRVELHVAAGNGGHGCASVHREKFKPLGGPDGGNGGRGGDVILTVDQSVTTLLDYHHSPHRKATNGKPGEGGNRSGKDGQDLILPVPDGTVVLDKAGNVLADLVGHGTAYVAAQGGRGGLGNAALASARRKAPGFALLGVPGDLQDIVLELKTVADVALVGYPSAGKSSLISVLSAAKPKIADYPFTTLVPNLGVVTAGETVYTIADVPGLIPGASQGKGLGLEFLRHVERCSVLVHVLDTATLESERDPVSDLDIIEEELKQYGGLGDRPRIVVLNKIDVPDGKDLAEMVRPDLEARGYRVFEVSAVAHMGLKELSFALADLVGQARASKPKEEATRIVIRPKAVDDAGFTVVQEEDGLFRVRGEKPERWVRQTDFSNDEAVGYLADRLNRLGVEEELLKAGARSGDGVAIGPEENAVVFDWEPTVMAGAEMLGRRGEDHRFEAPRPAVQRRRDRQAELDEVEKAYDDFEPF; encoded by the coding sequence ATGACCACCTTCGTGGACCGCGTCGAACTGCACGTCGCCGCGGGTAACGGAGGCCACGGCTGTGCCTCCGTACACCGGGAGAAGTTCAAGCCGCTGGGCGGCCCGGACGGCGGCAACGGCGGCCGTGGCGGTGACGTGATCCTGACGGTCGACCAGTCGGTGACCACGCTGCTCGACTACCACCACTCCCCGCATCGCAAGGCCACCAACGGCAAGCCGGGCGAGGGCGGCAACCGCTCCGGCAAGGACGGCCAAGACCTGATCCTGCCGGTGCCGGACGGCACGGTCGTCCTGGACAAGGCGGGCAATGTCCTCGCGGACCTCGTCGGGCACGGCACGGCGTACGTCGCCGCACAGGGCGGCCGCGGCGGCCTCGGCAACGCGGCGCTGGCCTCGGCCCGCCGCAAGGCGCCCGGCTTCGCGCTGCTCGGTGTTCCCGGGGACCTGCAGGACATCGTCCTGGAGCTGAAGACGGTCGCGGACGTGGCCCTCGTCGGCTACCCGAGCGCGGGCAAGTCGTCGCTCATCTCGGTCCTGTCGGCCGCCAAGCCGAAGATCGCGGACTACCCCTTCACGACCCTCGTCCCCAACCTCGGTGTGGTGACGGCCGGTGAGACCGTCTACACGATCGCCGACGTGCCGGGCCTCATCCCGGGCGCCAGCCAGGGCAAGGGACTCGGCCTCGAGTTCCTGCGCCATGTGGAGCGCTGCAGCGTGCTCGTGCATGTTCTGGACACGGCGACGCTCGAGTCCGAGCGTGATCCCGTCTCCGACCTCGACATCATCGAGGAGGAGCTGAAGCAGTACGGCGGCCTCGGCGACCGGCCGCGCATCGTCGTCCTCAACAAGATCGACGTGCCGGACGGCAAGGACCTGGCCGAGATGGTCCGCCCGGACCTGGAGGCGCGCGGCTACCGCGTCTTCGAGGTGTCCGCGGTCGCGCACATGGGCCTCAAGGAGCTGTCCTTCGCTCTCGCCGACCTTGTCGGGCAGGCGCGGGCTTCCAAGCCCAAGGAGGAGGCGACCCGGATCGTCATCCGCCCGAAGGCGGTCGACGACGCCGGTTTCACCGTGGTCCAGGAGGAGGACGGCCTCTTCCGCGTGCGCGGCGAGAAGCCCGAACGCTGGGTCCGCCAGACCGACTTCAGCAACGACGAGGCCGTCGGGTATCTCGCCGACCGCCTCAACCGCCTCGGTGTCGAGGAAGAGCTGCTGAAGGCGGGCGCGCGCTCGGGCGACGGCGTTGCCATCGGTCCCGAGGAGAACGCGGTCGTCTTCGACTGGGAGCCGACGGTGATGGCCGGTGCGGAGATGCTCGGCCGGCGTGGCGAGGACCACCGGTTCGAGGCGCCGCGGCCTGCCGTCCAGCGTCGCCGTGACCGGCAGGCGGAGCTGGACGAGGTGGAGAAGGCGTACGACGACTTCGAGCCGTTCTAG
- a CDS encoding TIGR03936 family radical SAM-associated protein produces MQRIRLRYTKRGRLRFTSHRDFQRAFERALRRAVVPMAYSAGFTPHPKVSYANAAPTGTGSEAEYLEIALTEARDPEKLRELLDESLPAGLDIIDAVEARTSGLADRLTASVWELRLDGVDPAEAERAVEAFKAADTVEVQRKTKNGMRTFDARAAVASLETHNAAASSKSDGPQADRPTDQPCAILRLVVRHVTPAVRPDDVLSGLRAVADLAPPVAAAVTRLAQGLFDEETGTVTDPLAPDREAVTAAPADRSGVAASAAAKAPA; encoded by the coding sequence GTGCAGCGCATCCGACTGCGCTACACCAAGCGCGGCCGCCTCCGGTTCACCAGCCACCGTGACTTCCAGCGCGCCTTCGAGCGTGCGCTGCGCCGTGCCGTGGTGCCGATGGCGTACTCGGCGGGGTTCACGCCGCATCCGAAGGTGTCGTACGCCAATGCCGCACCCACCGGCACGGGCAGTGAGGCGGAGTACTTGGAGATCGCGCTCACCGAGGCGCGTGATCCGGAGAAGCTGCGCGAGCTCCTCGACGAGTCGCTGCCCGCAGGGCTCGACATCATCGACGCGGTCGAGGCCCGCACCTCGGGTCTCGCCGACCGGCTCACCGCTTCCGTATGGGAGCTGCGCCTCGACGGCGTGGACCCGGCGGAGGCGGAGCGCGCGGTCGAGGCCTTCAAGGCGGCCGACACCGTCGAGGTCCAGCGCAAGACGAAGAACGGCATGCGCACCTTCGACGCGCGTGCCGCCGTAGCAAGCCTTGAGACGCACAACGCAGCAGCAAGCAGTAAGAGCGACGGTCCACAGGCTGATAGGCCTACCGACCAGCCCTGTGCGATACTGCGGCTGGTTGTTCGGCACGTGACGCCTGCCGTACGACCCGACGACGTCCTGTCCGGTCTTCGCGCCGTGGCCGACCTGGCGCCGCCGGTCGCCGCAGCGGTGACCAGGCTGGCGCAGGGGCTGTTCGATGAAGAGACCGGCACGGTGACCGACCCGCTCGCGCCCGACCGCGAGGCAGTCACGGCCGCCCCAGCCGATCGATCCGGGGTCGCCGCATCTGCCGCCGCGAAGGCGCCGGCGTAA